The following nucleotide sequence is from Glycine max cultivar Williams 82 chromosome 9, Glycine_max_v4.0, whole genome shotgun sequence.
taaaagcaagacataagaatttaaaataaaagataaaggaagctagtagataagataaagtaaagataaaagatttaaagataaattagaagataagggaaaagataaaagaattaaagataaaattaaaagataaagaaaaaaaataaaagatttagataaaaaagataagataaattcAAGATACTTCAAACAATAAAATAGGGAATAGAATCTCTATAGTAAAATTGTTAAAACCTGACCAATCTAATTACCTATATACATGGATTCTGGACTTGTCTGTTATTAATACCAACGAATTAATTCTGCCCCATATTTATCCATCTACTTGCCTCTGATGCCTCAAGATGACACGTCTACCTTAATTACCTATCTTCCAAATgccctttgcaaagactcaataactaagatgcattaggattacattctagatgtttgctaaagcatgggcATTGGGACATTAAGTCATGCTAACCCTCTAAAAGCGTTACCCTTAAAACAGATTCAAGTATTCATTCCTtacccctaattaggctttaccctctcctGAGTGGACTAAACCCTAACAGAAAGCAAGTTCCGAGATACAagatgtaaaaagaaagaacggtaaataaataaaagaacctGGAGGGAATCcctctttttattgataactcttgaaatgcTTCATACATCATTGATTTTTTAGACCTATCAGACCCTAACTAGgggattagccactcatggcaattgagggctttacaactggggtgaaagaaagaataggggtgataaaaacaaagaatatagAGAGAGAAGGGAGAGCTCAGGCTTAGAGTGCTGAGAGAATTGCTCTGAGCCGAGATGTCCTGTTTCCCTAGGActggctctctatttatagatGCTAAAGTGAGCTTTGAGCCTTCATAtactcgcttagcgcgacaccTCACGTTTAGCGCGTTCGGATCGCGCTTAGCACGCGCTGCAGGCTTAACCTGTGCTTCTGTTGGATTGCGCACTTAGCGCGTGGCTGGGGCTTAACGTGTGTAACGGATTCTGCATCTTCGAGCTCAACGCTTCGCTTAGCGCCTATCTGCTTTCCTCGCTTAGCGCGTggcgcgcgcttagcgcgagtgtTGGGCTAAGTCTGCTTCAgactttcttcctttttcttcatttctgtTGCCTTTTTGCTTAATGTAACTTCAATTTTTGTATATGCAAccagaaattcaatttaattaattttccaacttttaatcacaaataactgctaaataattaattctaagccaaaatttgattaattcactactattaattcacaattatttagcagtcatcaaaatatatatatatatatatatatatatatatatttatactcAAACAAACCAGTTTACAttgtattagaaaaaaaatcatatttaaaagcAATGGGCCCGTCATTACTTCTCTTCAGGCCCAATTTATTGTCCAGCTCATCTcgtctttcttttatttatattagaaatgtattaaaaaatcacAGTAAATGCGTATTAATGctaatttttaatgatttttttattacttaatcAGTGTCCTAAGCTACTGGCCTTATTTTTCTGGAGTTAATACGAATTGGAGTTGCCATGGAAATAATGATGATATCGTAGATAAATTTGAACAGCAAAACACCATGAAAATGCGATAAGTTAAAGAAACTTGAACAGGGAAAGGGAGAATTAAACTTTCGATTTTTTTCGTGACAAATTAATATGTCGTTTCATTAAAAAGTCgattaaaatatacataaattgtATTCCCTATTAGCTGAAAGAaaggttaattaattttttaattcattaacttttttaaattataatttttaattcctcAATTTTTTACGACCTTTAAtccttcattaattttttgttaacataTTCAGTGCCTCGTTGATTTGGTTGCTCAAGATTAATCTTTGTTTTACTCATTTTTAATCTCTCGATTATTCTATAATGGGACAAATTTGGCAAATaacatataaatagaaaaaaaaatctcttaaaaAATCCCACTATTAAAAAAGAACGGAAGTagtaataactttttttctaaaatacaatatcataaatttaacgGTAAATCACGTAATATCAAGCTAATACgtattaaattttagataaagtattaaatatttttaaaataatatacaattttgtaaacctaattcatttaataaaaattctcaaaacAATTATTAGATTAATGAAATTCAATATTTATAGGGCTATTAAGTGAAATAAGTTAGACAAGACTTAAGTCATGTTtggattattaatttattagttttgttaaaaaaaattaatagaaagaaTTTAAACTCATGACTTCTTATTTTCCCCCTTCTCACCCTTAATACCCCTTCTAACCATTAACTCAATCTTATATTTTCGAAAAAGAAGGAGGAATTCTAGTATATCGTTTGCTCTAAACTTAATTTTGGATGGGCCCAAATGGTACCCCAATCATGCACTTACTCTTCATTGCAAGTGGATTCCTTACCATGATATTCTAAAAATGACAACTACAAAATGTAGGAGTATGTAAACAATTAAGAGGGATAAGTTTCACCTTGAACATTACATGATTACAAACATATCTTCTAAGTTCAATCCAGTCCTATAGGCTATATCACAGCTTGTATGAGAAACCACTTAAAACACGTATTAGTTACAACAACAGCGTAGTCATTTTCAACCCCATGATGTGCGAAGTGGTATTGACTACGAATTTATGATTCACTGTACTATATATTAATCCCAAGGTAGAATATATGTTGTACTGTAGTTGCAGTGACAATCAAGCATAACTATTTCGGCAGAAAGGACCGGACCGGGTAACTGAGCTTCAGTGCAGCATCGCAGGCTTTAATTTCACGATCCAAAAACCAAGTCACGTAAGGAAGCCAAAGGTGAGCTATAACCATGGACTACGCTGTCTCTCCAGAAAGCCGTTCATGTCACAAGGAGGAAAAAAAGTTATGGTTGTTACAAACTTACAACGGGACAAAAGAAGGTTAagtaattttgtattaatttcttataaGCTACTGTTGCGTGAAATAGTTATAACAACCTTATGTTTGATTATGATTTacgaaaacaaaaatatataactacATTGAAAATGGGCTATTTATTACAATCACTCGAcaaccaattaattttttaaaaataaagtacttTTAATACCTAAAGAATCACATTTTTGCGGAATGTATGCAGCTATATTCCCAACAGGAAtaccttattttatatatttaacaatATGGTTGCTCAAGACATGGCACACCAATGAGTAATGCATCATCAGCAGTAGCGGTAAATCATATTGCATAACAATAAGAGAAATTGAGATATTGTGCATCAACCTGTGAGGACATGGCCCAGATATGACATAAGTTAACACAGCCTAGGAATGGCAACAGATATATGTGACAGTGTGTTTATGAGTGCTATAGGGTTAAGAGAGTAACCTATCCACGAAATCAGACCAACAGTTGCTGATAAGAAGAATTCCTTGCTGATAATGTTTAAACTGCAAAAAGAGCAATATTAGTCTATAGCTGATTCTATATTTTACTCAAAAGAGCACCagaaagaaaagtaaataaGCAGACTGGACATAAAACTCACAAGTATAGGCATGCAATATTCCCATATCCGTAAAAAAGGGTAGCCCACACTGAACCGGTGAACCTACCATCACAGTTAATTGAATTGATAGAGTTAATATATGCAGAAGCAGCTTCACAAGATTACAACAAATGCAGCACTCAAAATGGAAAATCACAGGTAATGGTAAAGTTGGACGTATGAGATACATACAATTGATGAATTTCTGCCGAAGTGTGTATCATTAGAGGCAAGCAAATAAAAGTAATACTCAGTATAAAAGTTGACAAGCCTTTCATGTTCTCAGGATTAGAGGCAGCAAAATAATTACCACATGAAATCGCGAATCAAGAGAGCACGTGGAAGCATAAGCCCATTTCCAAGCATGGCAAGCAGCATAGAAAAAGCTGACAAGCCTTTCATGTTCTCAGGATTGAGATAATTTGTCCACTATGGCAGAACAAAAAGGTTAATAAAAATGCATAGGAGATAGAAGTTGAATTACAATGCTCTTAAAGCAATTAAGATTCTCATATATATAGTTTACCATTTGAGAAACTGGCATCCACATGAAGAGTAATGTAGCTGTCCATCCAGATATTCCTCCAACAAATTTGACACCTTTCTCAGAAAGTTTTCCAGTTCTTGCCTGCAAATCTTAGAGCAAAGCGTTTAAAATGACAATGAAACTGAAAGCCTATTTACAATTCCATAGGTCTCAATCTAGAAACAAGACCCTGAATTCAAATTTCCTGGTTTCAGTTAACACCCTCTTTTTCATGGATTGGTGAAATAAGTACTTATATGAAATTTCAAGAAATATATGGGGTTCTGTGTTGCACTGATAAGAGTATGATGGTatgtgatgcaagctccattggagcttgtaggcctaggatcttcttcatcaatggatccctttgcttcttggaatatgaatggcagcggaatggagaaagggagagagagaggagacgccacttcaaggagaagatgagtctagaagaagctcaccaccataggaggccatggataagagcttggaggaagaaggagatgaatgaagggagagggagagaagagcacgaaattttgtgctctaaatgagctttgaaatctgaagtttaatattcaaatgatcaaagttgaaaaaaatgcacacacatgacctctatttatagcctaagtgtcacacaattggagggaaattcaaatttcacttgaatttgaaattgaatttgtggagccaaactttggagccaaaatttcactaattatgattagtgaattttagttatggttcagcccactaatccaagatcaattccaagattctccactaagtgtgcttaggtgtcatgaggcatgaaaagcataaaggacatgcacaaagtgtgactatatgatgtggcaatggggtgtagtaagcaaatgctcacctccccctctaaaatttaattggattgggcttctaccaattcaattaaatttatttccaaccacacacatcaaatatccacttagtgcatgtgaaattacaaaactacccctaatacaaaaactagtctaggtgccctaaaatacaagggctgaaaaatcctatatttctagagtaccctacctacattatggagccctaaatacaaggcccaaaaataatgaaaccttaatctaatatttacaaagataagcgggctcgtacttagcccatgggcccgaaatctaccctaaggctcataagaaccctagggccttctcttgcatctctggcccaatctacttggagtttttctatccaatgcccttgcggagtaggattgcatcattccctcccccttgaaaaggatttgacctcaaatcccgaggttcttgaaactctgggcttttttcctcaacacctgtaaaaagaacaaaaacatatgtattagtggtgtttagtatgttgaagtaaggtaaggtctgaaaaattatttcctgggcatcttcccataaaggaacatggttcctcaccaactcaatgagtggtgctacaagtatagaaaaatatggggcaaaccttttgtaaaagtttgttaagtcttggaagccccaaatttttcttacacttggtggagcgggccactcaggaatgacctttattctcttagggttcatgggaaccctttgatcacaatttaaaaaattaagaaaagtaaagcaatagaacatacctttttctgtattttcatgttgattattcctaccaaaaagtatgacaaacctaaggtgtcccatatgagtgcctaagtttgtattgaaactaaaaataagaacaaacctacctaatgagtccctatgtacacaaatcatgaagatgttgggtgcatgagtgattttacaaaagagtgttgcaccacccaaagcattcatcacaccacctattttagggatttggtgcctaataatacctattttgggcaccaacaaagcacaaggatttaatctcttgcgaaccaaaccctcatccaacaactcctttacttgaggaataaaatcaagcctaagagatgtggcaatgctaagaagtgtctttttacaaaggagaaaatgtggaggttgtctaagaagggaaatttctttaatatttgtctttatttcaaaatgtctttctttcttagctaacctcttggaggagacacttacctccttacactcctccttaaccattaaaggttgtccttcttcttgggggtagatctcttcactagattcttccccttttgcttcttcacttttactagaggaaggtgaagtagtagcctcatcttggctactataaatgtcttggcccctcataatcatggttttcttggtggggcattgagaagtaatatgtcctcttccaagacatttaaagcacttcatggagctagtcttttcttgcatactagccttaaggggttgcttttctattgtcttccccttatcatctttgggcttagaaggtctcacccctaagattccttgaccttggtctttctttggataagagtgagagccataagattttgaagtagacttccttttaagttgtttctctacccttatttcccaatctaaattagcctctacattgtccttcccatggaagtatgggagtttaatgttaacctcttgaggctttctttcattttctatcctatgggagtgaggtctaagatgtgacctatgccttccttcataatagtcacgaagttcttcacttaggctcttgcaagagttatgactactataggagacatgtttttctcttttcatttctttcattatttttcttctttcttcctctcttattttctctctttcatcttgacttatttcttccactctttttttacctttttcttttctctcttgtttttctttccacaacttaagggatctcaactcatctaatatcttatacaaggggtccttaggagtagaaccctcaccattaacactagatgaagaatgaagactcatgttggttcctaagttatggttctttcttgttgggggtttgaaaacaaaaggtaaaataaactatggttgaaactagccaaaataaacactaaaagaggtgtgaaagataaggtaaaaactaattagtaaaagccaagctatctaggtggtttgacaatggagggtaaaggaaataagctatgaaaataagcaagaaattaaagtgcaagaaatgcaaactaggcggatcctaagagtgtttggatgacctcatttaaggttcccaacaaaacactcactgtcctaaggggaaattgcctaaaattattacacacaaatggaagtagggtgacctagcggaggctcccaacttgcttccaatgaaagacctttttgttacaaaatttgaaagcaaagcaaattgccaattacaaaattacaaagaaaaaagtcctcaattgtggaggctattctctctttagtgtttcactcaatttggagtgcttcttagtccaatagctcttaaggtggttggccccttgcttcttgactcaaattcttcaagatatggcaccaatcctcctttccaattccctatatggcaactcacaagcaaggaaacaaagagacaagcaataaccaaagaccaaaaaagaatgaaatgaaagataaaccaatagagttttaacaagacaaatttccaaggattattcaacaattaaagcaatgaaaagcactaaaagcaagctaggactcaaagagaaacctagaatggctctagagtagagtataaaaactctaaaaaaaaagactcaagaaacctctagttttggcacttgttttcacaataatgttcaattgaaatttcagaactaggattggtataaaataggcaccaattatagaacaaattttgagccaaaacaacaagcacactttcctttcacttttcttttttttcctggacactgattttctgccaacttgtgagatttttattatttttttctttaatccaaatcgcttggttctttttttataattttggtccagatgtctagaaaattcagtaaaagtttcagctcaaaaaacgtagtgaaaaattcccagtaatttatacaagttcgtatgttcaagctgccagcaccagcgatttcaacctagaaatcaagagtagtgtttatgttgcttaaggcttggatagttacaatttgtgtttgcttatgctcaattatcttgaataaaaaaattcaagagagcttaagacttatttgattcacaaatcaagccacaactcagcaccacaactcaacttcatcataggcatcatgtaggaaacttagaaagcaaaaaaaaagttcaagaacaagactacttctaggaattgatttagaacatgttatgaactaaataacatgcatgaattagactcaaaattcaaaagataggctaagaatgacaagaatacatgaacaaatgtatctagaattcaatcaacaaaataaaattcaacacaaacttagaacataatgtgacaattactatgactaaacatgactctaagacaacatggattaagtgatttacacttagatttttgtgttttttttctaatcaatattttggaacaaaatttagatctaaaggttcagcacaagaatattatgaattaaaattgatagaacctaaaatcaacacaaaaacaagattcaagagtagatctacaaaatttgaaccaaagaaatgcaagaacaagtgtagatctaagatttaatcggtttattttttaatctactctaaacagcaccaaaccacaagacaatggaggatatacatggagaataagatgaagaacaaggaattaaagagaattcaccgaacaaaaagatagaggaagcaaaagaaacatcacctagatgaagatgctcttgataccacatgatgcaagctccattggagcttgtaggcctaggatcttcttcatcaatggatccctttgcttcttggaatatgaatggcagcggaatggagaaagggagagagagaggagacgccacttcaaggagaagatgagtctagaagaagctcaccaccataggaggccatggataagagcttggaggaagaaggagatgaatgaagggagagggagagaagagcacgaaattttgtgctctaaatgagctttgaaatctgaagtttaatattcaaatgatcaaagttgaaaaaaatgcacacacatgacctctatttatagcctaagtgtcacacaattggagggaaattcaaatttcacttgaatttgaaattgaatttgtggagccaaactttggagccaaaatttcactaattatgattagtgaattttagttatggttcagcccactaatccaagatcaattccaagattctccactaagtgtgcttaggtgtcatgaggcatgaaaagcataaaggacatgcacaaagtgtgactatatgatgtggcaatgggtgtagtaagcaaatgctcacctcccctctaaaatttaattggattgggcttctaccaat
It contains:
- the LOC102668505 gene encoding maltose excess protein 1, chloroplastic; translated protein: MWMPVSQMWTNYLNPENMKGLSAFSMLLAMLGNGLMLPRALLIRDFMWFTGSVWATLFYGYGNIACLYFLNIISKEFFLSATVGLISWIGTAFWRDSVVHGYSSPLASLRDLVFGS